Within the Corynebacterium sp. sy039 genome, the region GTATCTACTGCGGCTCGAGTGGATGACACCAACAACGAAGTGCAGGGCGAATTGAATAGGCTGCGTGGAGTGGTGGATTCTATTCGTGGAGCATGGGCAGGTTCGGCGCAAGTCAGCTTTGATAATCTCATGCAACGTTGGAATAGCTCAGCGCAGAACTTGCAGCAAGCACTGGGATCGATCAGTGATAATATCCGATCCAATGCGCGTTCATTTGAGAATGTTGAAGCAGATAATGCACAAGCGTTTTCTAGTGTGGGCGGTCA harbors:
- a CDS encoding WXG100 family type VII secretion target; this translates as MSGLLRTEAEVMVSTAARVDDTNNEVQGELNRLRGVVDSIRGAWAGSAQVSFDNLMQRWNSSAQNLQQALGSISDNIRSNARSFENVEADNAQAFSSVGGQGLAL